Below is a window of Candidatus Aegiribacteria sp. DNA.
TATGATCTCTGGCAAATGATTCAGATCCCCGGAGATGATATACCTGAAGAGCTTTCACCGGCAGTATTGAAAACGGAACTCGTTAAAATTCTTGATAAGGCTGTTAAGGAAAAACCCAGCTACGATATCATCTTCATGCGGAATGAGATCAAATAAAAATCAGCAGGATGAAATCCTGGGTCCGCGGGGATCTCCGGATCCATCGTAAATACTCTACTGCAGCGGTTCAATACTTCATATCGGTTGAACAGAACAGAATCAGGTCAGAAGCCGCTTGAACATTTCGTTGTAGGATTCTCTGCCGGAGATGATGTTCCAGTAGCCCCTGGCGAATTCTTCGTTGTCCCGAAGCCCCATCATGGCTGTTCCATGGGTGATCGGGCTGAATAGGAGATGCCTGTAGAACATCGACTGCCTGACGATATTTATGCAGGAGTCTTTTTCGTTCCTTATCGTACTGCGGTCTCCCCCGGATATGATACAGTCAGCCACGAGGAATCCGCTTTGAACAGCATGTCCGATTCCTTCTCCGGAGACATGATCCACCAGACCTGCCGCATCCCCTGCGAGGTAGATATTCCCTGTTCCCAGATTCCTATCAAGTGATAGCGATGGCATCAAGGCTCCCTGAAGGTGATACTCATCGCAGGAGATTCCTCTTGCTTCCAGAAATCCTTTCAGCGCTTTGATTATATCGGCGGGTGATACCGGGCTGCCCACTGCCCCGGCTCCAATATTGACCTTCTCATTGTCGGGGAAAACCCAGATGTAACCATAAGGAATATGACCGAAGTGGATCTGAAGGCCGTCCGGCATTTCATTGAAGTCGGATAGCGGAAGAAAATATTCCAGACCAAGTCCTGTTTTTCTATTGTTTTTTCCGGAGATGAATTTTTTTACAATACTGTTGCATCCATCCGCTCCAACGAGATTTGAAAAACAGAATCTCTTACCGGATGATGTTGTCACAGATGATGAATCAACAGATACAACCGAATCCCCCGAAACGATGGACACTCCTGCCGAAGCCGCCTTTTCAAGAAGTACGCTGTCGAATTCCTTTCTGGAAATTATCCGAACAGGGCCGTCCTGTGAAGTGTAGGTTCTAAGGAGTTCATCTCTGTTCCAGAGGAATAACGTCCT
It encodes the following:
- a CDS encoding geranylgeranyl reductase family protein translates to MDNNARMQDLTLVVGGGPAGSSCAWKLASAGIPCILIDKAEFPRDKVCGGALSIRAAEILIDSGILTHHELEGLALREHRTLFLWNRDELLRTYTSQDGPVRIISRKEFDSVLLEKAASAGVSIVSGDSVVSVDSSSVTTSSGKRFCFSNLVGADGCNSIVKKFISGKNNRKTGLGLEYFLPLSDFNEMPDGLQIHFGHIPYGYIWVFPDNEKVNIGAGAVGSPVSPADIIKALKGFLEARGISCDEYHLQGALMPSLSLDRNLGTGNIYLAGDAAGLVDHVSGEGIGHAVQSGFLVADCIISGGDRSTIRNEKDSCINIVRQSMFYRHLLFSPITHGTAMMGLRDNEEFARGYWNIISGRESYNEMFKRLLT